One region of Penaeus vannamei isolate JL-2024 chromosome 36, ASM4276789v1, whole genome shotgun sequence genomic DNA includes:
- the LOC138859441 gene encoding U-scoloptoxin(01)-Er1a-like, protein MDSCVQPLGLGSLPSSHMFLLQPRLLLLLLLFLLVGAQEPPPNYSHDLLPETNFTCSDKATGGYYADPEAGCQMFHVCVRVSDEETGLVSKTRREHVLSRSNSENSERRAT, encoded by the exons ATGGATTCCTGTGTGCAGCCACTCG GCCTAGgcagcctcccttcctcccacatgtTCCTGCTGCAGCCgcgcctgctgctgctcctcctgctgttCCTGCTGGTGGGCGCGCAGGAGCCTCCGCCCAACTACTCGCACGACCTGCTGCCCGAGACCAACTTCACCTGCAGCGACAAGGCGACGGGCGGCTACTACGCGGACCCGGAGGCGGGCTGCCAGATGTTCCACGTCTGCGTCAGAGTGTCCGACGAAGAG ACGGGACTCGTTTCAAAAACACGTCGGGAACACGTTCTGAGTCGTAGCAACAGCGAGAACTCGGAGAGAAGGGCTACATAA